In Sphingomonas sp. LT1P40, the following are encoded in one genomic region:
- the rplL gene encoding 50S ribosomal protein L7/L12: MADLNKLVDALSELTVLEAAELSKLLEEKWGVSAAAAVAAAPAAGGGAAAPAAEEQTEFDVILTGDGGKKINVIKEVRAITQLGLTEAKALVEGAPKAVKEGVSKDEAEKIKKQLEEAGATVEVK, from the coding sequence ATGGCTGACCTGAACAAGCTCGTCGACGCCCTGTCGGAACTGACCGTCCTCGAAGCAGCTGAGCTGTCGAAGCTGCTCGAAGAGAAGTGGGGCGTTTCGGCTGCTGCCGCTGTTGCTGCGGCTCCTGCTGCTGGCGGCGGCGCCGCTGCCCCGGCTGCTGAAGAGCAGACCGAATTCGACGTGATCCTCACCGGCGACGGTGGCAAGAAGATCAACGTCATCAAGGAAGTCCGCGCGATCACGCAGCTCGGCCTGACCGAAGCCAAGGCACTCGTCGAAGGCGCGCCAAAGGCCGTCAAGGAAGGCGTGTCGAAGGACGAAGCCGAGAAGATCAAGAAGCAGCTCGAAGAAGCCGGCGCGACCGTCGAGGTCAAGTAA
- a CDS encoding ATPase domain-containing protein encodes MQTENKAPRSAIVSTGIAELDNILAGGLTGNRAYLVEGAPGSGKTTIALQFLLDGARRGERGLYITLSETAAELREVAASHRWSLDDIELFELVSEDGLDPDTEQSILEPSEVELGETIQGVMECVDRLKPSRVVFDSLSEMRLLAQNSLRYRRQILALKQYFSLRNCTVLMLDDRSSDPGDLQLHSIAHGVITLEQNAQEYGSERRRLRVVKLRGVKYRGGFHDFIIETGGVAVFPRLIAAEHHTDFCEELVSTGVAHFDQMLGGGLSAGTNVLFNGPSGVGKTSTAVRCVTTALERGEPVSYFLFDEGRATMLARAKSMGMNLQPHIDDGTLHVTQIDPAELSPGQFSHWVRHAVEADGVKMIVIDSLNAFLQAMPGEKYLLLQMHEMLSYLNQQGVITLLILGQHGIIGDVRSEIDLSYLSDTIVLFRYFEAKGDMLKAVSVVKSRMTAHQTSIREFRLSREGVEIGEPLRDFEGVLTGLPTYRGVTPLLSADPAADD; translated from the coding sequence ATGCAGACTGAGAACAAGGCACCAAGATCCGCCATCGTTTCGACTGGAATTGCCGAACTGGACAATATTCTGGCGGGCGGGCTGACCGGCAATCGCGCCTATTTGGTGGAGGGCGCACCGGGCAGCGGCAAGACGACGATCGCGCTGCAATTCCTGCTCGACGGGGCACGTCGCGGCGAGCGTGGGCTTTATATTACCCTGTCCGAAACAGCGGCCGAACTGCGCGAAGTGGCCGCGAGCCATCGCTGGTCGCTGGACGATATCGAGCTGTTCGAACTGGTGAGCGAGGACGGGCTCGACCCGGACACCGAGCAATCGATCCTGGAACCGTCCGAGGTTGAGCTGGGTGAGACGATCCAGGGCGTGATGGAGTGCGTCGATCGCCTCAAACCCTCACGCGTGGTGTTCGACAGCCTGTCCGAAATGCGGCTGCTGGCGCAGAATTCGCTGCGTTATCGCCGCCAGATTTTGGCGCTGAAACAATATTTTTCGCTGCGCAATTGCACCGTGCTGATGCTCGACGATCGCAGTTCCGATCCCGGCGACCTGCAATTGCATAGCATCGCGCACGGCGTCATCACGCTGGAACAGAATGCGCAGGAATATGGATCGGAACGACGTCGGCTGCGCGTGGTGAAGCTGCGCGGTGTCAAATATCGCGGCGGCTTTCATGATTTCATCATCGAGACCGGCGGCGTGGCAGTGTTCCCGCGCCTGATCGCGGCGGAGCATCACACCGATTTCTGCGAGGAACTGGTGTCCACCGGCGTCGCTCATTTCGATCAGATGCTGGGCGGCGGCCTGTCCGCCGGCACCAACGTCCTGTTCAACGGCCCGTCCGGCGTCGGCAAGACCAGCACTGCGGTGCGCTGCGTCACCACTGCGCTGGAACGCGGCGAACCCGTCTCCTATTTTCTGTTCGACGAGGGGCGGGCGACGATGCTCGCGCGCGCCAAATCGATGGGCATGAATTTGCAGCCGCATATCGATGACGGCACGCTGCACGTCACCCAGATCGATCCGGCGGAACTGTCGCCCGGCCAGTTTTCGCACTGGGTGCGCCATGCCGTCGAGGCGGATGGCGTGAAGATGATCGTGATCGACAGCCTGAATGCGTTTCTGCAAGCAATGCCGGGTGAAAAATACCTGTTGCTGCAAATGCATGAAATGCTCAGCTATCTGAACCAGCAGGGCGTCATCACGCTGCTCATTCTGGGTCAGCATGGCATTATCGGCGATGTCCGCTCCGAAATCGATCTCAGCTATCTGTCCGACACGATCGTGCTGTTCCGCTATTTCGAGGCGAAGGGCGATATGCTGAAGGCGGTGTCGGTCGTCAAAAGCCGGATGACTGCGCATCAAACCAGCATCCGCGAATTCCGCCTGTCGCGTGAGGGGGTCGAGATCGGTGAGCCGCTGCGCGATTTTGAGGGCGTGCTGACTGGCCTGCCTACTTATCGCGGTGTGACGCCGTTGCTGTCTGCTGATCCGGCGGCGGACGACTGA
- a CDS encoding YaiI/YqxD family protein, which produces MTLRILVDADACPVKDEIYKVAWRRAVAVVIVANAYIRIPDHTLITRVVVSDGFDAADDWIAEQAGAKTVVVTADILLADRCLKAGATVLSSTGKPFTLASIGAAIATRAIMADLRAGGEQLGGPAPFSKADRSRFLSALDDALVRLARN; this is translated from the coding sequence ATGACGCTGCGCATCCTGGTCGATGCCGACGCCTGCCCGGTGAAGGACGAGATTTACAAGGTCGCATGGCGGCGCGCGGTAGCGGTGGTGATCGTCGCCAACGCCTATATCCGTATCCCCGATCATACGCTGATTACGCGGGTGGTGGTGTCGGATGGTTTCGACGCGGCGGATGACTGGATTGCGGAGCAGGCAGGGGCGAAGACGGTGGTGGTAACCGCCGATATATTGCTGGCCGATCGCTGCCTGAAGGCGGGCGCGACGGTGTTGTCATCGACCGGCAAGCCGTTCACGCTCGCCTCGATCGGCGCGGCCATCGCCACGCGCGCGATCATGGCCGATCTGCGTGCAGGCGGCGAGCAACTGGGCGGCCCTGCCCCCTTCAGCAAAGCCGACCGCTCCCGTTTCCTCTCGGCACTGGACGATGCATTGGTCAGGCTCGCCCGAAACTGA
- a CDS encoding protease inhibitor I42 family protein, with amino-acid sequence MAAALLAAAACSDGSAVGSATEASVVKLTEAEAGRVIDAARGDVVEVRLVAQLGTGYSWRRADDAPLPSLEASTGPGDGGQDVGGQDIQRFRLSATTTGEHVLRFVYEQPFAGGTKNARTIRFTLRVR; translated from the coding sequence GTGGCCGCGGCGTTGCTCGCTGCGGCCGCGTGCAGCGATGGCAGCGCGGTCGGATCGGCGACGGAGGCTTCCGTGGTCAAGCTGACCGAGGCCGAGGCCGGGCGCGTCATCGACGCCGCGCGGGGTGACGTGGTCGAGGTCCGTCTCGTGGCCCAACTGGGCACCGGCTATAGCTGGCGACGCGCCGATGACGCGCCGCTGCCATCGCTCGAGGCATCCACGGGGCCGGGCGATGGCGGTCAGGACGTCGGTGGGCAGGACATACAGCGGTTCCGGCTGTCGGCGACAACGACGGGCGAGCATGTGCTGCGCTTCGTCTATGAACAGCCCTTTGCCGGTGGCACGAAGAACGCCCGCACGATCCGCTTCACGCTGCGCGTCCGCTGA
- a CDS encoding DEAD/DEAH box helicase translates to MPFSNLPPSLAEALTARGYTALTPVQAAVVEDNANGRDLLVSAQTGSGKTVAFGLAMAEDLLADGVLPPPGAPLVIAIAPTRELALQVAKELAWLYASAGARISTCVGGMDASRERRSLSHGTHIVVGTPGRLRDHLERGALDLSKVRVAVLDEADEMLDMGFREELEALLDATPDQRRTFLFSATLPKPIVALAKRYQRDAHRISTVGDDRGHGDIAYQAIAVAPSDIEHAVINLLRFHEAETAMLFCATRDNVRHLHANLTERGFTAVALSGEHSQNERNAALQALRDRRARVCVATDVAARGIDLPTLSLVVHVELPRDAEALQHRSGRTGRAGKKGTAVLIVPYPRRRRVEMTLKQARINAEWLPVPSIEDIRAKDRERLMEKLIAPVEIDDDDRTLAEALLEQKTPIEIAAALVQAHRASMPAPEELIDRGPGAGPTREAVHRPGFDDTVWFKMNIGRRQNADPRWILPLICRRGHVTKSEIGAIRIGAGETRFQVPSAIAKTFAMNVLKSADEGGEDEAGVRIEMAEGPPPPGTRGDHEPRRSGPPRNHDRQVLRTARPANAAPGGKPGFAAPGGKPGFKGKPKPHRGKPPQR, encoded by the coding sequence ATGCCCTTTTCCAATCTCCCCCCCAGCCTTGCCGAGGCGCTGACCGCGCGCGGCTATACCGCGCTCACCCCCGTTCAGGCCGCCGTGGTCGAGGACAACGCCAACGGGCGTGACCTGCTCGTTTCCGCCCAGACCGGCTCTGGGAAGACCGTCGCCTTTGGTCTGGCGATGGCCGAGGATTTGCTGGCGGACGGCGTGTTGCCGCCGCCGGGTGCGCCGCTGGTGATCGCCATCGCGCCGACGCGCGAACTGGCGCTTCAGGTGGCGAAGGAACTGGCGTGGCTCTATGCCAGCGCCGGTGCGCGCATTTCGACCTGTGTCGGCGGCATGGACGCCTCGCGCGAACGTCGCTCGCTGTCGCACGGCACCCATATCGTCGTCGGCACCCCGGGCCGGTTGCGCGACCATCTTGAGCGCGGCGCGCTCGACCTGTCGAAGGTCCGCGTCGCAGTGCTCGACGAAGCCGACGAGATGCTCGACATGGGTTTCCGCGAGGAACTGGAAGCCTTGCTCGACGCGACGCCGGATCAGCGCCGCACCTTCCTGTTCTCCGCCACCCTGCCAAAGCCGATCGTGGCGCTGGCCAAGCGCTATCAGCGCGACGCACATCGCATCTCGACCGTCGGTGACGATCGCGGCCATGGCGACATCGCCTATCAGGCGATCGCAGTTGCCCCGTCGGACATCGAACACGCCGTCATCAACCTGTTGCGCTTTCACGAGGCAGAGACGGCAATGCTGTTCTGCGCTACGCGCGACAATGTCCGTCATCTGCACGCGAACCTGACCGAGCGTGGCTTTACCGCCGTCGCGCTGTCGGGCGAGCACAGCCAGAACGAGCGGAACGCGGCGTTGCAGGCGCTGCGCGATCGCCGCGCTCGCGTCTGCGTCGCCACCGACGTCGCCGCGCGCGGTATCGATCTGCCGACGCTCAGCCTTGTGGTCCATGTCGAACTGCCACGCGATGCCGAGGCGTTGCAGCATCGTTCGGGCCGCACCGGGCGTGCGGGCAAGAAGGGCACGGCTGTCCTCATCGTCCCCTACCCCCGCCGTCGCCGTGTCGAGATGACGCTCAAACAGGCGCGGATCAACGCCGAATGGTTGCCGGTGCCAAGCATCGAAGACATCCGCGCCAAGGACCGCGAGCGGCTGATGGAAAAGCTGATCGCGCCGGTCGAGATCGACGACGACGATCGCACGCTGGCCGAGGCGCTGCTGGAGCAGAAAACCCCGATCGAAATCGCCGCCGCACTGGTGCAGGCGCATCGCGCGTCGATGCCCGCGCCCGAGGAACTGATCGACCGCGGCCCCGGTGCTGGCCCCACGCGCGAAGCCGTGCACCGTCCCGGTTTCGACGACACCGTCTGGTTCAAGATGAACATCGGTCGCCGCCAGAATGCCGATCCGCGCTGGATCCTGCCGCTGATCTGCCGTCGTGGCCATGTCACCAAGTCCGAAATCGGTGCGATCCGCATCGGTGCCGGCGAAACGCGGTTTCAGGTGCCGAGCGCGATTGCCAAGACCTTCGCCATGAACGTGTTGAAGTCCGCCGACGAAGGTGGCGAGGATGAGGCTGGCGTGCGGATCGAGATGGCTGAAGGCCCGCCCCCGCCCGGCACGCGCGGTGACCACGAACCGCGCCGCTCCGGCCCGCCGCGCAATCACGACCGTCAGGTGTTGCGCACCGCGCGGCCCGCGAACGCCGCGCCTGGTGGCAAGCCGGGCTTCGCAGCCCCCGGCGGCAAGCCCGGATTCAAGGGCAAGCCGAAACCGCATCGTGGCAAGCCGCCGCAGCGGTAA
- a CDS encoding alpha/beta hydrolase, translated as MAEERITQPDGTGINLRSWPTSGPAKGAVVLQHGFNAHTAHLDWAGQQLNAAGYACYGVDLRGRGKSDGERFFVDSFDQYIADTRLAFDKARADHPGLPVFILGHSAGGVIATSFALRYQMELAGLICHSFAFRVPAPGFVLDLVTWLSGAFPRLKVLKLKNEDFSRDPAWVAMMNADPLIHDERQPAKTVGQMWKADRVLERSFPQITLPVLIIHGTEDHATLPAGSQMFFDNAGAIDKTLKLYDGHYHDLLADTGKAGVMADIVAWLDAHG; from the coding sequence ATGGCAGAAGAACGGATCACCCAACCCGACGGCACCGGCATCAACCTGCGGTCATGGCCCACGTCCGGTCCCGCAAAGGGGGCCGTAGTTCTCCAGCATGGCTTCAACGCCCATACGGCGCATCTCGACTGGGCGGGGCAGCAGCTGAATGCGGCTGGCTATGCCTGTTACGGCGTCGATCTGCGCGGGCGCGGCAAGTCGGATGGCGAGCGCTTCTTCGTCGATAGCTTCGATCAATATATCGCCGACACCCGCCTCGCCTTCGACAAGGCGCGGGCAGACCATCCAGGCCTGCCGGTCTTCATTCTGGGCCACAGCGCGGGCGGCGTCATCGCGACCAGCTTTGCGCTGCGCTATCAAATGGAGCTCGCTGGACTGATTTGCCACAGCTTTGCGTTTCGTGTCCCCGCGCCCGGCTTCGTGCTCGATCTGGTCACCTGGCTCAGCGGCGCCTTCCCACGGCTCAAGGTACTGAAGCTCAAGAATGAGGATTTCTCGCGTGACCCCGCCTGGGTTGCGATGATGAACGCCGATCCGCTGATCCATGACGAGCGTCAGCCCGCCAAGACCGTGGGACAGATGTGGAAGGCGGACCGGGTGCTGGAACGCTCCTTCCCGCAGATCACCCTCCCCGTCCTCATCATCCACGGGACCGAGGACCACGCCACATTGCCCGCAGGCAGCCAGATGTTCTTCGACAATGCGGGTGCAATCGACAAGACGCTGAAGCTGTATGACGGCCATTATCACGATCTCCTCGCGGACACCGGCAAGGCGGGGGTGATGGCGGACATCGTCGCGTGGCTCGACGCGCACGGATAA
- the rplJ gene encoding 50S ribosomal protein L10: MDRAQKTEAVAELNRTFNEVGVVVVTRNLGMTVKQSTDLRNKMRAAGASYQVAKNRLAKIALDGTDYTVLADLLTGPTALSTSIDPVAAAKVMIEFAKTNDKIEVIGGAMGSQLLDAEGIKALASLPSLDELRAKIVGLIVAPATKIATITQAPAAQLARVLSAYAEKEAA; this comes from the coding sequence ATGGATCGTGCTCAGAAGACCGAAGCCGTTGCCGAGCTGAATCGCACCTTTAACGAGGTCGGCGTGGTGGTTGTCACCCGCAATCTCGGGATGACCGTCAAGCAATCGACGGACCTCCGCAACAAGATGCGTGCAGCTGGTGCGAGCTACCAGGTCGCGAAGAACCGCCTTGCCAAAATCGCGCTCGACGGCACCGACTACACGGTGCTGGCGGACCTGTTGACGGGTCCGACGGCGCTTTCCACCTCGATCGACCCCGTTGCTGCGGCAAAGGTGATGATCGAGTTCGCAAAGACCAATGACAAGATCGAAGTCATTGGCGGCGCGATGGGAAGCCAGCTGCTCGACGCGGAAGGCATCAAGGCACTCGCCTCGCTGCCGTCGCTGGATGAACTGCGTGCGAAGATCGTTGGTCTTATCGTTGCCCCGGCAACCAAGATCGCGACCATCACCCAGGCACCTGCGGCACAGCTTGCTCGTGTGCTTTCGGCATATGCGGAGAAGGAAGCCGCCTGA
- a CDS encoding C1 family peptidase gives MHYRFAIIVGAAAIAGLGAVGAASFAGPTAGQPGVAQIKPSAIRIPERAIYSQRLTKASPAIRTQITQLRSVAVQNNWTFNISYTEAMDRPLSQLAGLKPPTDLASTAPQVNSFAVQALQLDKQFLAEQNVTLAALPCAAGSATCSYQSAFGPVRNQGGCGSCWAFATMGAYEGSYRLLYGSAIDSSEQHVLSCSGAGTCGGGWWAFPWLLGTKDRTESQMPYTAANGTCTPSPNGLYRASAWGYVGNGSSVPSVAQLKAALAQYGPLAVAVRVTPAFQAYGGGVFNQTDNGPLNHGVTLIGWDDSKQAWLIRNSWGAVWGDGGNMWIRYGSNRIGYAASWVRPVRAGLVINPKFFDLIRRSRLPFRVPEPVGS, from the coding sequence ATGCACTATAGATTCGCAATCATTGTCGGTGCCGCAGCCATTGCCGGACTTGGCGCGGTCGGTGCCGCTTCCTTTGCCGGACCTACCGCCGGGCAACCCGGCGTTGCACAGATCAAGCCGTCAGCAATCCGTATTCCGGAGCGGGCGATCTATAGCCAGCGCCTGACCAAGGCATCACCGGCGATCCGCACCCAGATCACGCAGTTGCGGTCCGTGGCAGTCCAGAACAACTGGACCTTCAACATCAGCTATACCGAGGCGATGGACCGCCCGCTGTCGCAACTGGCGGGGCTCAAACCGCCCACCGATCTCGCATCGACCGCGCCGCAGGTGAACAGCTTTGCCGTGCAGGCGCTGCAGCTCGACAAGCAGTTCCTGGCCGAACAAAATGTGACGCTCGCCGCGCTGCCCTGTGCCGCCGGATCGGCGACGTGCAGCTATCAGTCGGCGTTCGGGCCGGTGCGCAATCAGGGCGGCTGTGGCAGCTGCTGGGCGTTTGCGACGATGGGCGCGTATGAGGGCAGCTATCGACTGCTGTACGGCAGCGCGATCGACTCGTCGGAACAGCATGTCCTGTCATGCTCCGGCGCCGGCACCTGCGGGGGCGGCTGGTGGGCGTTCCCATGGTTGCTGGGGACGAAGGACCGGACCGAGAGCCAGATGCCCTATACGGCGGCCAACGGCACCTGCACGCCGTCGCCGAACGGGCTCTACCGGGCATCGGCATGGGGCTATGTCGGCAACGGATCGTCGGTGCCCAGCGTCGCACAGCTAAAGGCGGCGCTCGCGCAATATGGCCCGCTCGCGGTCGCGGTGCGCGTCACACCCGCGTTTCAGGCCTATGGCGGCGGCGTGTTCAACCAGACCGATAATGGTCCGCTCAATCATGGCGTGACCCTGATCGGCTGGGACGACAGCAAACAGGCATGGCTGATCCGCAACAGCTGGGGCGCGGTCTGGGGTGACGGCGGGAATATGTGGATCCGCTATGGCAGCAACCGGATCGGCTATGCGGCATCCTGGGTTCGCCCGGTGCGCGCGGGGCTGGTCATCAACCCCAAATTCTTCGATCTGATCCGTCGCTCGCGGCTGCCGTTCCGGGTGCCAGAGCCGGTCGGCTCATAA
- a CDS encoding SLC13 family permease, giving the protein MNIDQILTLVVLAAVVAALIWDKVRSDVVALSGAAVLLMTGVVRPVEVQGAFASPAIIALASLFVIAYALELSGLLDRAIAAGVRLCKRAGSAGVWMLLGGIGIISAFMNSTPIVVLGAPVIRDVAIALKQSPKRYLMPLSYITVLAGCCTLIGTSTNLLVDDMASNAGQPRFGMFEITPVGVPMAIAGGLYLFLFSGRLMKKALGREDEATGDYDPDLSIGGAQVGHAELFAEPRPLQPVKAAIALAIFVSAIVIAALGIAPIAASAFAGAVLLILLRVITADQAYGGLKPDILILIAGMVVIGIAMEESGLAATATEALVGSLHDLKPVIALIILYLVTMVLTELLSNATVAVLVTPIAVALAESLGVSPRPFLVAVMMAGSAAFATPFGYQTNVIVYQMAGYRYMDFVRIGLPLNLITFAVAIATIPIFFPF; this is encoded by the coding sequence ATGAACATCGACCAGATCCTGACATTGGTGGTGCTCGCGGCGGTGGTTGCAGCGCTGATTTGGGACAAGGTGCGCTCCGACGTCGTCGCGTTGAGCGGCGCAGCGGTGCTGCTGATGACCGGCGTCGTTCGCCCGGTCGAGGTGCAGGGTGCGTTCGCCAGCCCCGCGATCATCGCGCTCGCATCGCTGTTCGTGATTGCCTATGCGCTGGAACTGTCGGGGCTGCTCGATCGCGCGATCGCGGCGGGCGTCAGACTGTGCAAACGCGCCGGGTCCGCAGGGGTGTGGATGTTGCTGGGCGGGATCGGGATCATCTCGGCATTCATGAACAGCACGCCGATCGTCGTGCTGGGTGCGCCGGTGATCCGCGACGTAGCGATCGCGCTGAAACAATCGCCCAAACGCTATCTGATGCCGCTGTCCTACATCACCGTGCTCGCCGGGTGCTGCACGCTGATCGGCACCTCGACCAATTTGCTGGTCGACGACATGGCGAGCAACGCCGGGCAGCCGCGTTTCGGGATGTTCGAGATTACCCCCGTCGGCGTGCCGATGGCGATTGCGGGCGGCCTGTACCTTTTCCTGTTCAGCGGCCGCCTGATGAAAAAGGCGCTGGGCCGCGAGGACGAGGCGACCGGCGATTACGACCCCGATCTCAGCATCGGCGGCGCGCAGGTCGGTCATGCCGAGCTCTTTGCCGAGCCGCGCCCGCTGCAACCGGTAAAGGCGGCGATTGCCCTTGCCATCTTCGTCAGCGCCATCGTCATCGCCGCTTTGGGCATCGCCCCGATCGCGGCGTCCGCCTTTGCCGGGGCGGTGCTGCTGATCCTGTTGCGTGTCATCACCGCGGATCAGGCTTATGGCGGGCTGAAACCCGATATTCTGATCCTGATCGCGGGCATGGTCGTGATCGGTATTGCGATGGAGGAAAGCGGGCTGGCCGCCACCGCGACCGAGGCGCTGGTCGGATCGCTGCACGATCTGAAACCCGTGATCGCGCTGATTATTTTGTATCTGGTGACGATGGTGCTGACCGAATTGCTGTCCAACGCCACCGTCGCGGTGCTGGTAACCCCGATCGCGGTAGCGCTGGCCGAAAGCCTGGGGGTCAGCCCGCGCCCGTTTCTGGTCGCGGTGATGATGGCGGGCAGCGCTGCCTTCGCCACGCCGTTCGGTTATCAGACCAACGTCATCGTCTATCAGATGGCCGGCTATCGCTACATGGATTTCGTGCGCATCGGCCTGCCGCTCAACCTGATTACCTTTGCCGTCGCAATTGCCACGATCCCGATTTTCTTCCCGTTTTAA
- a CDS encoding L,D-transpeptidase family protein gives MFARPGPRVIAALLAIGGSASALAQEVTAPPPATSAIPAPSQNTPQPAPVQIAPIQIPLPTLSPEQADQVRRLIVLGRISQGLRYSTAEAEVLPADDEGLVRAAIDYARATHIGRLDTSDFQEDWALRPAAWDPVPDFARAVQANRIPAWFASLTPQYEGYDNLRKGLARYRQLETVGGWSAIAAGPDLSAGSTGPRVAALRARLSVEDNGVDRIGDKFDAPLKEAVLRAQRRYGLAPTGVVSTGTLAALNVPVSSRIRQIMANMERWRWMPKEMPVDRIQVNIAAAQVAVFEGDKPVMSMRGVTGKPGGGETPMLQSNIHSVVLNPPWNVPAGIAARELFPKGPAYLARNGFKVIGTGPSRRLQQAPAMSALGKFKFDFNNPFAVYLHDTPSKGKFSSYDRLASHGCIRLERPADLARLLLNGSTVWTDEGIDAALAKGETVRAPLPKQVAVYLLYWTAYASGNGTMNFRGDPYGWDKTLASKIEKRSAAQALAAR, from the coding sequence ATGTTCGCACGACCCGGGCCACGCGTTATCGCGGCCCTCCTGGCAATCGGCGGTTCCGCCTCCGCGCTCGCGCAGGAGGTGACCGCGCCGCCGCCAGCCACCAGTGCGATTCCGGCACCGTCGCAAAACACGCCGCAGCCAGCACCGGTGCAGATCGCGCCCATCCAGATCCCGCTCCCTACCTTGTCGCCCGAACAGGCCGATCAGGTCCGCCGCCTGATCGTGCTTGGCCGCATTTCGCAAGGGCTGCGCTATTCGACGGCCGAGGCGGAAGTGCTTCCCGCCGATGACGAGGGGCTGGTCCGCGCCGCGATCGACTATGCCCGCGCCACGCATATCGGACGCCTCGACACCAGCGATTTTCAGGAGGATTGGGCGCTGCGCCCCGCCGCCTGGGACCCCGTTCCCGACTTCGCCCGCGCGGTTCAGGCCAACCGCATCCCGGCCTGGTTCGCCAGCCTGACGCCGCAGTACGAAGGCTATGACAATCTCCGCAAGGGCCTTGCCCGCTATCGTCAGTTGGAAACGGTCGGCGGTTGGAGCGCGATCGCCGCTGGCCCGGACCTGTCGGCTGGATCGACCGGTCCGCGCGTCGCCGCGCTCCGCGCCCGCCTTTCGGTGGAGGATAATGGCGTCGACAGGATCGGCGACAAGTTCGACGCGCCGCTGAAGGAAGCCGTTCTTCGCGCCCAGCGCCGCTACGGCCTCGCCCCCACCGGTGTCGTCTCTACCGGCACGCTCGCCGCGCTCAATGTTCCCGTGTCCAGCCGCATCCGTCAGATCATGGCGAACATGGAACGCTGGCGCTGGATGCCAAAGGAAATGCCGGTCGATCGCATTCAGGTGAACATCGCGGCAGCACAGGTCGCGGTTTTCGAGGGCGACAAGCCCGTCATGTCGATGCGCGGTGTCACCGGAAAGCCCGGCGGCGGTGAGACGCCGATGCTGCAATCCAATATCCATTCCGTCGTGCTCAACCCGCCATGGAACGTGCCCGCCGGCATCGCCGCGCGTGAGCTGTTTCCCAAGGGCCCGGCCTATCTGGCACGCAACGGGTTCAAGGTGATCGGCACCGGCCCCAGCCGCCGCCTGCAACAGGCTCCGGCGATGTCGGCGCTGGGCAAGTTCAAGTTCGACTTCAACAACCCCTTCGCCGTCTATCTCCACGACACGCCCAGCAAGGGCAAATTCTCCAGCTATGACCGCCTCGCCAGCCATGGCTGCATCCGGCTGGAGCGCCCTGCCGATCTCGCGCGGCTGTTGCTGAACGGCAGCACGGTGTGGACGGATGAGGGGATCGACGCCGCGCTCGCCAAGGGTGAGACGGTGCGCGCACCGCTGCCGAAGCAGGTCGCGGTCTATCTGCTCTATTGGACCGCTTATGCCAGCGGGAACGGCACGATGAACTTTCGTGGCGACCCCTATGGCTGGGACAAGACGCTGGCATCCAAGATCGAAAAACGCTCCGCCGCCCAGGCACTCGCGGCACGCTGA